A single Pseudodesulfovibrio aespoeensis Aspo-2 DNA region contains:
- the ribB gene encoding 3,4-dihydroxy-2-butanone-4-phosphate synthase: protein MNQSLLSLFGTPAERVENALAALRDGHGILVTDNEDRENEGDLIFAAQTLTEAQMALLIRECSGIVCLCLTDEKARSLNLPMMVEHNDSRYQTAFTISIEAARGVTTGVSAADRTATVLAAVADNALPSDLASPGHVFPLRARPGGVLERGGHTEATVDMARMAGLAPCGVLCELTNPDGTMARLPEIVAFAHKHGLPVCTVADIVAYRQAHEKAAA from the coding sequence ATGAATCAGTCCCTGCTCAGCCTGTTCGGCACCCCTGCCGAACGCGTCGAAAACGCCCTGGCCGCCCTGCGCGACGGCCACGGCATCCTGGTCACCGACAACGAGGACCGGGAGAACGAAGGCGATCTCATCTTCGCCGCCCAGACCCTGACCGAGGCCCAGATGGCCCTGCTCATCCGCGAGTGCAGCGGCATCGTCTGCCTGTGCCTGACCGACGAGAAGGCCCGCTCCCTGAACCTGCCCATGATGGTGGAGCACAATGACAGCCGCTATCAGACCGCCTTCACCATCTCCATCGAGGCCGCGCGCGGCGTGACCACCGGAGTGTCCGCCGCCGACCGCACGGCCACGGTCCTGGCCGCAGTGGCCGACAACGCCCTGCCCTCGGACCTGGCCAGCCCCGGCCATGTCTTCCCCCTGCGCGCCCGGCCCGGCGGCGTGCTGGAGCGCGGCGGCCACACCGAGGCCACCGTGGACATGGCCCGCATGGCCGGGCTCGCCCCCTGCGGCGTGCTCTGCGAGCTGACCAACCCGGACGGCACCATGGCCCGCCTGCCCGAGATCGTGGCCTTTGCGCACAAGCACGGCCTGCCCGTATGCACCGTGGCTGACATCGTCGCTTATCGACAAGCGCACGAAAAAGCCGCTGCCTGA
- a CDS encoding alginate lyase family protein, with product MAGRSRAPCARLAGLLRLTAFLAAFLAALLAPWPAPVASLAGEPPTIVFSPEVLARTRAQVLAGDPALMPALSALIRDADAAMAAQAQAVVLKPGPPPGGDLHDFWSLAPDAAQDSDPCADTYDRLRLRRMARDSLTLAQAWHLTGNADYAGKGTALLWAWCCDSLTRARPAMTYAHARPADITGNHIGSHTGIIEARDLIDAVEAACLLADSPAWSRAVDRAVKGWFGEFLRWLRGSEFGRQAAADQGCLGLWRDAQVAAFALFVGDGALARDTVEGSCQRMAAMTISGRPAPSGFALRAMLTLAAVGERAGVNIWGHDSLGRAMEGVRPDSPCSHAPDCADRLVPPDLTPLLLRAAMALQGPRYGELVEELPQDSRARLFH from the coding sequence GTGGCGGGCCGGTCTCGCGCCCCGTGCGCCCGGCTTGCGGGCCTGCTGCGTCTGACAGCGTTCTTGGCCGCGTTCTTGGCCGCGCTCCTGGCCCCCTGGCCCGCGCCCGTTGCAAGCTTGGCAGGCGAGCCGCCGACCATCGTCTTTTCACCCGAAGTCCTTGCCCGGACACGCGCGCAGGTGCTGGCGGGCGATCCCGCGCTCATGCCCGCCCTGAGCGCCCTGATCCGGGACGCGGACGCGGCCATGGCCGCCCAGGCCCAGGCCGTGGTCCTCAAGCCCGGACCCCCGCCCGGCGGCGATCTGCACGACTTCTGGTCCCTGGCCCCGGATGCGGCTCAGGACAGCGATCCCTGCGCCGACACATACGACCGCTTGCGCCTGCGCCGCATGGCGCGCGACAGCCTGACCCTGGCCCAGGCGTGGCATCTGACCGGCAACGCCGACTACGCGGGCAAGGGCACGGCCCTGCTCTGGGCGTGGTGCTGCGACTCCCTGACGCGCGCCCGGCCCGCCATGACGTATGCCCATGCCCGGCCCGCCGATATTACCGGCAACCATATCGGCAGCCATACCGGCATCATCGAAGCCCGCGACCTGATCGACGCAGTTGAGGCCGCGTGCCTTCTCGCTGACTCCCCGGCCTGGAGCAGGGCGGTGGACCGCGCGGTCAAGGGATGGTTTGGCGAGTTTCTCCGCTGGCTGCGTGGCAGCGAATTCGGGCGGCAGGCCGCCGCTGACCAGGGCTGCCTCGGCCTGTGGCGCGACGCCCAGGTGGCTGCCTTTGCCCTCTTTGTCGGCGATGGTGCCCTGGCCCGCGACACGGTCGAGGGTTCCTGCCAACGCATGGCGGCCATGACCATTTCCGGCAGGCCCGCGCCAAGCGGTTTTGCCCTCCGGGCCATGCTCACGCTGGCTGCCGTGGGCGAGCGGGCGGGGGTGAACATCTGGGGTCACGATTCCCTCGGGCGGGCCATGGAGGGTGTCCGGCCAGACTCGCCGTGCAGCCACGCGCCCGACTGCGCCGATCGATTGGTCCCTCCGGACCTCACCCCCTTGCTGCTCCGGGCCGCCATGGCACTCCAGGGGCCGCGATACGGCGAACTCGTCGAAGAATTGCCCCAGGATTCCCGCGCCCGACTGTTTCATTGA
- a CDS encoding GNAT family N-acetyltransferase produces the protein MSIPPYTRPATQNDVFVMEQIMRDAFAQSYATFMPEQYVREWYDGNMAERTVRTSLSRAGVAEIMGRVVGFVMYSDNTITELWVDPIYQRQGVGRALIHWIESEFRAMGFPTITLYCYEANPDALEFFGKLRFRRASSFDSRNVPGGPVKVYTMLKMVTKLKG, from the coding sequence ATGAGCATCCCTCCCTACACCCGCCCTGCGACCCAGAACGATGTCTTTGTCATGGAACAGATCATGCGCGACGCCTTTGCCCAGAGCTACGCCACCTTCATGCCCGAGCAGTACGTGCGCGAGTGGTACGACGGCAACATGGCCGAGCGCACAGTGCGCACCAGCCTGAGCCGGGCCGGGGTGGCCGAGATCATGGGCCGCGTGGTCGGCTTCGTCATGTACTCGGACAACACCATCACCGAGCTGTGGGTGGACCCCATCTACCAGCGGCAGGGGGTGGGCCGCGCCCTGATCCACTGGATCGAGTCCGAGTTCCGGGCCATGGGCTTTCCCACCATCACCCTGTACTGCTACGAGGCCAACCCGGACGCGCTGGAGTTCTTCGGAAAACTGCGCTTTCGCCGGGCGTCGAGCTTTGACTCGCGCAACGTGCCCGGCGGGCCGGTCAAGGTCTACACCATGCTCAAGATGGTCACCAAGCTCAAGGGATGA
- a CDS encoding ABC transporter permease, producing the protein MTLPARIRKRRPLKRPSPWSRHALLAAGGLIVGLMSLGALLAPWVAPYNPDLINVDALLRAPSAAHLMGTDALGRDVFSRILFGGRVSLWVGFVAVGIATSIGLVLGLVAGYFGRLADEIIMRGVDVMLCFPSFFLILAVIAFLEPSLTNIMVVIGLTGWMGVARLVRAETLTIRERDYVLAARAAGAGSSRIILRHILPNALAPVLVSATLGVAGAILTESSLSFLGLGVQPPDASWGNMLLEGKEVLGIAWWLSVFPGLAILVTVLGYNLLGESLRDLLDPRLKQ; encoded by the coding sequence ATGACCCTGCCCGCCCGCATCCGGAAACGACGCCCCCTGAAACGGCCCTCGCCCTGGTCGCGCCACGCCCTGCTGGCGGCGGGCGGGCTCATCGTCGGGCTGATGTCGCTGGGCGCGCTGCTCGCCCCGTGGGTGGCCCCCTATAATCCGGACCTGATCAATGTGGACGCCCTGCTCAGGGCTCCCAGCGCCGCGCACCTGATGGGCACCGACGCCCTGGGCCGCGACGTGTTCTCGCGCATCCTGTTCGGCGGGCGCGTCTCGCTGTGGGTGGGGTTCGTGGCCGTTGGCATCGCCACGTCCATCGGGCTGGTCCTCGGGCTGGTGGCTGGCTACTTCGGACGGCTGGCCGACGAGATCATCATGCGCGGGGTGGATGTCATGCTCTGCTTCCCGTCGTTTTTCCTGATCCTGGCGGTCATCGCCTTTCTGGAGCCGAGCCTGACCAACATCATGGTGGTCATCGGCCTGACGGGCTGGATGGGCGTGGCCCGGCTGGTGCGCGCCGAGACCCTGACCATACGCGAGCGCGACTATGTGCTGGCCGCCCGCGCCGCCGGGGCCGGGTCAAGCCGCATCATCCTGCGCCACATCCTGCCCAATGCCCTGGCCCCGGTGCTGGTCTCGGCCACCCTGGGCGTGGCCGGGGCGATCTTGACGGAATCCTCCCTCTCCTTTCTCGGCCTGGGCGTCCAGCCGCCCGATGCCTCCTGGGGCAACATGCTCCTTGAGGGCAAGGAAGTGCTGGGCATTGCGTGGTGGCTGTCGGTCTTTCCCGGCCTGGCCATCCTCGTCACGGTCCTGGGCTACAACCTGCTTGGCGAATCCCTGCGGGATTTGCTTGATCCGAGGCTGAAACAATGA
- a CDS encoding ABC transporter permease encodes MAQILKRIFIKLIWVGVVFLGITVISFWVIHLAPGSPTDLQTTLNPEAGMEARAQLEKLYGLDQPLHIQYASWISRLVRLDFGQSMSGDHRPVWDKIKERLPLTFGMNVASLVLTLLIAVPIGVAAAWWRGGTFDRLSTVVVFIGFAMPGFWLALLLMLWLGIAWPILPISGLTSMGYETMSGPQKVWDVIKHLILPVFIYTSGSWAGMSRFMRSSMLEVLRQDYIMTARAKGLPSRVVLFKHALRNALMPVITILGLSVPALIGGSVIIESIFALPGLGQLFYQAVMARDYPLIMGSLVLGAVLTLAGNLLADMGYGLADPRVRLGGGRER; translated from the coding sequence ATGGCCCAGATACTCAAGCGGATTTTCATCAAACTCATCTGGGTGGGCGTGGTCTTTCTGGGCATCACGGTCATCAGCTTCTGGGTCATCCACCTTGCGCCCGGCTCGCCCACGGATTTGCAGACCACGCTCAATCCCGAGGCGGGCATGGAAGCCCGTGCCCAGCTCGAAAAACTCTACGGCCTCGACCAGCCCCTGCACATCCAGTACGCCAGCTGGATATCGCGGCTGGTGCGGCTCGACTTCGGCCAGTCCATGTCCGGCGACCACCGGCCCGTGTGGGACAAGATCAAGGAGCGGCTGCCGCTCACCTTTGGCATGAACGTGGCCTCGCTGGTCCTGACCCTGCTCATTGCCGTGCCCATCGGCGTGGCCGCGGCGTGGTGGCGGGGCGGCACCTTTGACAGACTCTCCACGGTGGTGGTCTTCATCGGCTTTGCCATGCCCGGCTTCTGGCTGGCGCTGCTGCTCATGCTCTGGCTCGGCATCGCCTGGCCCATCCTGCCCATCTCCGGGCTCACGTCCATGGGGTACGAGACCATGTCCGGGCCGCAAAAGGTCTGGGACGTCATCAAACACCTCATCCTGCCGGTCTTCATCTACACCTCCGGCTCCTGGGCGGGCATGTCCCGCTTCATGCGCTCCTCCATGCTTGAGGTGCTGCGCCAGGACTACATCATGACCGCGCGGGCCAAGGGGCTGCCCAGCCGGGTGGTGCTCTTCAAGCATGCGCTCAGGAACGCGCTCATGCCGGTCATCACCATCCTCGGCCTGTCGGTGCCTGCCCTTATCGGCGGCTCGGTGATCATCGAATCCATCTTTGCCCTGCCCGGACTGGGCCAGCTCTTTTATCAGGCGGTCATGGCCCGCGACTACCCGCTGATCATGGGCAGCCTCGTGCTGGGCGCGGTGCTGACCCTGGCGGGCAACCTGCTGGCAGACATGGGCTACGGGCTGGCCGACCCGCGCGTGCGCCTGGGTGGAGGGCGCGAGCGATGA
- a CDS encoding polysaccharide deacetylase family protein, with the protein MVAFRFSLPLLLAVILLAGGCASRKTAPATHGSIALLHALWFDEQLAGADSDLARATLPEPDLRPPLRTTPVRALPPITPERRQVITCVTPRDGRKVVALTFDLCERAPHLAGYQKDIVNFLRSQGVKATFFAGGKWMRSHPDKTLQLMADPLFELGNHAWTHGNLALMDEDEVRQQMDWTQAQYELLYESLKARAQERGLGHAMNTVPQSLRLMRLPYGRNNARTGDLLASMGLPMIQWSVEGEQDELERTVDQLVEWNLGKVRPGAIILMHANAVPQKTHLLVPRLVPELRKRGYEFVTVSELLEMGPAVTVTDGYFDKPGDNLYVDDLFGGKGTLGRVR; encoded by the coding sequence ATGGTTGCGTTTCGATTTTCACTGCCCCTCCTGTTGGCGGTCATCCTGCTGGCTGGCGGCTGCGCCTCCAGGAAGACCGCGCCCGCGACCCATGGCTCGATAGCCCTGCTGCACGCCCTCTGGTTCGACGAGCAGTTGGCCGGGGCCGACAGCGATCTGGCGCGCGCCACGCTGCCCGAGCCGGACCTGCGTCCACCGCTTCGCACCACGCCTGTGCGCGCGCTGCCCCCGATTACGCCGGAGCGCAGGCAGGTCATCACCTGCGTGACGCCGCGGGACGGACGCAAGGTGGTGGCCCTGACCTTTGACCTGTGCGAGCGTGCGCCGCATCTGGCGGGATATCAGAAGGACATCGTCAACTTCCTGCGCAGCCAGGGCGTGAAGGCGACTTTTTTCGCAGGCGGAAAATGGATGCGCAGCCACCCGGATAAGACGCTGCAACTGATGGCCGACCCGCTTTTCGAGCTGGGCAATCACGCCTGGACACACGGCAATCTGGCCCTGATGGACGAGGACGAGGTGCGCCAGCAGATGGACTGGACGCAGGCCCAGTACGAGTTGCTTTACGAATCGCTGAAGGCGCGCGCGCAAGAGCGCGGCCTGGGCCATGCGATGAACACGGTGCCACAGTCCCTGCGCCTGATGCGGCTGCCCTATGGCCGCAACAACGCCCGGACCGGCGACCTGCTGGCTTCCATGGGGCTGCCCATGATCCAGTGGTCGGTGGAGGGCGAGCAGGATGAACTTGAGCGCACCGTGGACCAGCTGGTGGAGTGGAACCTGGGCAAGGTGCGGCCCGGCGCCATCATCCTGATGCACGCCAACGCCGTGCCGCAGAAGACGCACCTGCTGGTGCCCCGGCTGGTGCCGGAGCTGCGAAAGCGTGGCTACGAGTTCGTCACCGTGAGCGAACTGCTCGAAATGGGACCGGCAGTGACCGTGACCGACGGCTATTTCGACAAGCCGGGCGACAATCTCTACGTGGACGATCTCTTCGGCGGCAAGGGCACCCTTGGCCGGGTGCGGTAG
- a CDS encoding DUF6680 family protein — translation MEWVEKHLFELLTLVAIFMGPVMAVLVGQHLQDRRQRSDRRQQVYKDLMGTRRIVLHIDHVKALNMIDVEFSSASKEDVAIRDAWQLYIRHLEDVQFRDNDLNGWGRKTDELLHSLLEKMSLAVGVSVQRHQIAKGGYSPEFYGNVEFEQQILRRSLIDLALGRKTLKVYHTDEDPIRVDAPVPEVGVK, via the coding sequence ATGGAATGGGTTGAAAAGCACTTGTTTGAGCTTCTGACGTTAGTTGCCATATTTATGGGGCCTGTAATGGCTGTGTTGGTTGGGCAGCATCTCCAAGACAGGAGACAGCGTTCGGACCGGAGGCAGCAGGTCTACAAAGATTTGATGGGAACGCGCCGCATTGTTCTCCACATCGACCATGTTAAGGCCCTCAATATGATAGATGTTGAGTTCTCTTCAGCGAGCAAGGAAGATGTTGCTATCAGGGACGCTTGGCAACTATATATCCGCCATCTTGAGGATGTTCAATTTAGAGATAATGACCTTAATGGGTGGGGGCGCAAGACTGACGAACTCCTTCATAGTTTATTAGAGAAAATGTCTTTGGCTGTTGGTGTATCGGTCCAGCGCCATCAGATTGCAAAGGGTGGATATTCACCTGAATTCTATGGGAATGTTGAGTTTGAGCAACAAATTTTGAGGAGAAGCCTGATCGACCTTGCCCTTGGTCGCAAGACATTGAAAGTCTACCACACAGACGAAGACCCCATTCGTGTTGACGCTCCTGTGCCTGAGGTCGGGGTGAAGTAA
- the amrS gene encoding AmmeMemoRadiSam system radical SAM enzyme translates to MHEARLWKRLKGDTVQCRLCSHFCVIGQGERGLCGVRENREGTLMALNYGRIAALNLDPVEKKPLYHFQPGSRTYSFATAGCNLSCSFCQNWSLSQAPREGGRVTGRAMTPQDLVDEALKLKASSISYTYSEPTIFFEIMQDTARLAAGQGLSNIMVTNGFMSSECLDEMGPLIDAANVDLKSFSDDFYQDVCGARLKPVLENLVRIRHDLGWWLEVTTLLIPGKNDSPDELDQLTDFLIRELGEDTPWHISRFHPDFKMNDVSATRGDTLEAAYAMGRDKGLKYVYIGNMPGSNRQQTLCPGCGATLIDRTGFASTLLALGHGRCSRCGAAVSGVDMG, encoded by the coding sequence ATGCATGAGGCACGGCTTTGGAAACGGCTCAAGGGCGACACGGTCCAGTGTCGCCTGTGCAGCCATTTCTGCGTCATCGGCCAGGGTGAGCGCGGCCTGTGCGGCGTGCGCGAAAACCGCGAGGGCACGCTCATGGCCCTCAACTACGGCAGGATCGCGGCCCTCAACCTCGATCCGGTGGAAAAGAAACCCCTGTATCACTTTCAGCCCGGCAGCCGGACCTACTCCTTTGCCACCGCCGGGTGCAACCTGAGCTGTTCCTTCTGCCAGAACTGGTCTCTCTCGCAAGCGCCCCGCGAGGGCGGGCGCGTCACGGGCCGGGCCATGACCCCGCAGGATCTGGTGGACGAGGCCCTGAAGCTCAAGGCTTCAAGCATCTCCTACACTTACTCCGAGCCCACCATCTTCTTCGAAATCATGCAGGACACGGCCCGGCTGGCCGCAGGCCAAGGGCTGTCCAACATCATGGTCACCAACGGCTTCATGAGTTCGGAATGTCTGGACGAGATGGGGCCGCTCATCGACGCGGCCAACGTGGACCTCAAGAGCTTCAGCGACGATTTCTACCAGGATGTCTGCGGCGCGCGCCTCAAGCCGGTGCTGGAGAATCTGGTGCGCATCCGCCACGATCTCGGCTGGTGGCTGGAGGTGACCACACTGCTCATCCCCGGCAAAAACGACTCGCCGGACGAGCTGGACCAGCTGACGGATTTCCTGATCCGGGAGCTGGGCGAGGACACGCCCTGGCACATCTCGCGCTTCCACCCGGACTTCAAGATGAACGACGTGTCCGCCACCAGGGGCGACACCCTGGAGGCGGCCTATGCCATGGGCCGCGACAAGGGGCTCAAGTACGTCTACATCGGCAACATGCCCGGCTCGAACCGGCAGCAGACTCTGTGTCCCGGCTGCGGAGCCACGCTCATCGACCGGACCGGGTTCGCCTCCACGCTCCTGGCCCTTGGTCATGGCCGATGCTCTCGCTGCGGCGCGGCAGTGTCTGGCGTGGACATGGGCTGA
- the purM gene encoding phosphoribosylformylglycinamidine cyclo-ligase has translation MSESARRSQAYTAAGVDIEAGNRFIGRIKDMVKSTFTPGVAMDIGGFGGLFKPDISGMEAPMLVAGADGVGTKLKLAFQFDRHDTVGIDLVAMSVNDVLVQGAAPLFFLDYFATGKLESGVAEQVVAGVCEGCRRSDCALLGGETAEMPGFYPDGEYDLSGFAVGMVDTPRLVTGTSVTPGDVLIGLGSSGAHSNGYSLIRKLFDQSGLRPDQPFPGSDRTVAEVLIEPTKIYVRAVLALLQTIGIKGMVHVTGGGFYDNVPRVLPETTTARIEFGSWPILPVFDWLKTEGRLSWPEMLQIFNCGIGYILICSPENAEKAMELLDARDDVDAYRIGEITPREPASEQVEVVFP, from the coding sequence ATGAGCGAGAGCGCCAGACGTTCCCAGGCATACACCGCCGCAGGCGTGGACATAGAAGCGGGCAACCGGTTCATCGGTCGCATCAAGGACATGGTCAAGTCCACCTTCACGCCCGGCGTGGCCATGGATATCGGCGGATTCGGCGGGCTGTTCAAGCCGGACATCTCCGGCATGGAGGCCCCCATGCTCGTGGCCGGGGCCGATGGCGTGGGCACCAAGCTCAAGCTCGCCTTCCAGTTCGACCGGCACGACACCGTGGGCATCGATCTGGTGGCCATGTCGGTCAATGACGTGCTCGTCCAGGGCGCGGCCCCCCTCTTCTTTCTCGACTATTTCGCCACCGGCAAGCTCGAATCGGGCGTGGCCGAACAAGTGGTGGCAGGCGTGTGCGAGGGCTGCCGCCGCTCGGACTGCGCCCTGCTCGGCGGCGAGACCGCCGAGATGCCCGGCTTCTACCCCGACGGCGAGTACGACCTTTCCGGCTTTGCCGTAGGCATGGTCGACACCCCCCGCCTGGTGACCGGCACGTCCGTGACCCCCGGCGACGTGCTCATCGGGCTCGGCTCGTCCGGCGCGCACTCCAACGGCTACTCCCTCATCCGAAAGCTCTTCGACCAGTCGGGCCTGCGGCCTGACCAGCCCTTCCCCGGCTCGGACAGGACCGTGGCCGAGGTGCTCATCGAGCCGACGAAAATCTATGTCCGCGCCGTGCTGGCCCTGCTGCAGACCATCGGGATCAAGGGCATGGTCCACGTCACGGGCGGCGGGTTTTACGACAACGTGCCCAGGGTTCTGCCCGAGACGACCACGGCCCGCATCGAGTTCGGCTCCTGGCCCATCCTGCCCGTGTTCGACTGGCTCAAGACCGAGGGCCGTCTCTCCTGGCCAGAAATGCTCCAGATCTTCAACTGCGGCATCGGCTACATCCTCATCTGCTCGCCGGAGAACGCGGAAAAGGCCATGGAACTGCTCGACGCCCGCGACGACGTGGACGCCTACCGCATCGGCGAGATCACCCCACGCGAACCGGCCAGCGAACAGGTGGAAGTCGTCTTCCCCTGA
- the rlmD gene encoding 23S rRNA (uracil(1939)-C(5))-methyltransferase RlmD, whose amino-acid sequence MPLPKDSLVQCEIESLAYGGRGVAHVDGMAVFVAGGLPGDTVSARITRSKKRFAEGVAEAVLTPSIHRVEPLCAHFGTCGGCALQHLAYPEQLAQKNAQVAAALTRIGGVQDLVMDAPAGSPDIWGYRNKMEFAFEQREDGLHLGLREPTPEGSNRPGPVLDIDQCHLCAAWDVEIMVAVRQFCAATGVPAYNPATESGFWRHLVIRHAAAGEVMVHLITARDERKDNLIKDMAELFLQRFPELASFVHSTRVKRTTVAFGEKIVYSLGNAFVEERLARGEREVRYRLSPNAFFQTNTGGASELFGTVAEFCALSDTHVLLDLYCGTGAIGIYLAGEAGRVIGYEQSEEAVTKARESARLNGLTNCSFVSGSLEQGIPGFAGSGDQAVPDVVVVDPPRSGMHEKTAEALLALGAPRIVAVSCDPATLARDVKRLADRYHVTRVRAVDMFPHTHHIETVALLELRA is encoded by the coding sequence ATGCCCCTGCCCAAAGACAGTCTCGTGCAGTGTGAAATAGAATCCCTGGCCTATGGTGGCCGGGGCGTGGCCCATGTGGACGGCATGGCCGTCTTCGTGGCTGGCGGCCTGCCCGGCGACACGGTGTCGGCCCGCATCACCCGTTCCAAAAAGCGCTTTGCCGAGGGTGTGGCCGAGGCGGTGCTGACCCCGTCGATCCACCGCGTGGAGCCTCTTTGCGCCCATTTCGGCACCTGCGGCGGCTGCGCGCTCCAGCATCTCGCCTACCCGGAGCAGCTGGCCCAGAAGAACGCCCAAGTGGCCGCGGCCCTGACCCGCATCGGCGGCGTACAGGACCTGGTCATGGACGCGCCCGCAGGCTCGCCCGACATCTGGGGCTATCGCAACAAGATGGAGTTCGCCTTTGAGCAGCGCGAGGACGGGCTGCACCTTGGCCTGCGCGAGCCCACCCCGGAGGGGAGCAACCGGCCCGGCCCGGTGCTCGACATCGACCAGTGTCACCTGTGCGCGGCCTGGGATGTGGAGATCATGGTCGCGGTGCGCCAATTCTGCGCCGCCACCGGCGTGCCCGCCTACAATCCGGCCACCGAGAGCGGCTTCTGGCGGCATCTGGTCATCCGGCACGCGGCGGCTGGCGAGGTCATGGTCCACCTGATCACGGCCCGCGACGAGCGCAAGGACAACCTGATCAAGGACATGGCCGAACTCTTTCTTCAACGCTTCCCGGAGCTGGCCTCCTTTGTCCACTCCACCCGCGTCAAGCGGACCACCGTGGCCTTTGGCGAAAAGATCGTCTACAGCCTGGGCAACGCCTTTGTCGAGGAGCGGCTGGCCCGTGGCGAACGCGAGGTGCGCTACCGCCTCTCTCCCAACGCATTCTTCCAGACCAACACGGGCGGCGCGTCCGAGCTGTTCGGCACCGTGGCCGAATTCTGCGCCCTGTCCGACACCCATGTGCTGCTCGATCTTTATTGCGGCACCGGGGCCATCGGCATCTATCTGGCCGGTGAGGCGGGCCGCGTCATCGGCTATGAGCAGAGCGAGGAGGCCGTGACCAAGGCCCGCGAAAGCGCCAGGCTCAACGGGCTGACCAACTGTTCCTTTGTCTCCGGGTCGTTGGAGCAGGGCATCCCCGGCTTTGCCGGTTCCGGGGATCAGGCCGTGCCCGACGTGGTGGTGGTCGATCCGCCCCGCTCCGGGATGCACGAGAAGACCGCCGAGGCACTGCTGGCCCTGGGTGCGCCCAGAATCGTGGCCGTGTCCTGCGACCCGGCCACCCTGGCCCGCGACGTGAAGCGGCTGGCCGACCGGTACCATGTTACCCGCGTCCGGGCCGTGGACATGTTCCCGCACACCCACCACATCGAGACCGTGGCCCTGCTGGAGCTGCGGGCGTAG
- a CDS encoding helix-turn-helix domain-containing protein yields the protein MSKLFGDYIRSRRESIRKADPEYSIRKVAKRIGIHHSYLSKIERGEPASLCEKRIIALAEELGDDPELLLAMNGKVSEAVRRAVFADPERVVSLLNQIKSTGAERK from the coding sequence GTGAGCAAGCTTTTTGGCGATTACATCCGATCACGGCGAGAGTCCATCCGCAAGGCTGACCCGGAGTATTCCATCCGCAAGGTCGCCAAGCGGATCGGCATCCACCACTCGTACCTGAGCAAGATCGAACGGGGCGAGCCCGCCTCACTGTGCGAGAAGCGCATCATCGCCCTGGCCGAGGAACTGGGAGATGACCCGGAGCTGCTCCTGGCCATGAACGGCAAGGTGTCCGAGGCGGTCCGCAGGGCGGTCTTCGCCGATCCCGAGCGGGTGGTCTCCCTGCTCAACCAGATCAAGTCCACAGGAGCGGAGCGGAAGTAG
- a CDS encoding DUF3108 domain-containing protein yields the protein MEIRKTRTPITTRILTASFVLLAAALLWASPPAHARSIPFGPGEKMTYEIHWTFVHAGNAVLEVMPDTKVDGASARHFRGTASTVPWVDKFYKVRDTMDAWTDPDVTHALRYQSDQNEGKYSKKADLVFDPANRRTFRYIEGELKHELEQPESVFDPMSVLFAFRKQVLYKTMQFGANVTDGKVSVVGKAHVEDTETLKTPMGDIPCFRVRLDVRHLSGVFRKSPDAELLVWFSADSRRIPVRVRSKVVVGHFTLELVDYQPPAELQTTNDN from the coding sequence ATGGAAATACGCAAGACCCGGACCCCGATCACGACCCGTATCCTGACGGCCAGTTTCGTCCTCCTCGCTGCCGCGCTCCTCTGGGCCTCCCCGCCCGCGCACGCCCGGAGCATCCCCTTCGGGCCGGGCGAGAAGATGACCTATGAGATCCACTGGACCTTTGTCCACGCGGGAAACGCCGTGCTTGAGGTCATGCCCGACACTAAAGTGGACGGGGCGTCTGCCCGCCACTTCCGGGGCACGGCCAGCACCGTGCCCTGGGTGGACAAGTTCTACAAGGTCCGCGACACCATGGACGCCTGGACCGACCCTGATGTCACCCACGCCCTGCGCTACCAAAGCGACCAGAACGAGGGCAAGTACAGCAAGAAGGCGGACCTTGTCTTTGACCCGGCCAACCGGCGCACCTTCCGCTACATCGAAGGCGAACTGAAGCATGAGCTTGAGCAGCCGGAATCCGTTTTCGACCCCATGTCCGTGCTCTTCGCCTTCCGCAAGCAGGTTCTCTACAAGACCATGCAGTTCGGAGCCAATGTGACCGACGGCAAGGTCAGCGTGGTGGGCAAGGCCCATGTCGAGGACACCGAGACCCTCAAAACCCCCATGGGAGACATCCCCTGCTTCCGGGTCCGCCTCGATGTCCGCCACCTCTCAGGCGTGTTCCGCAAGAGTCCGGACGCCGAGCTGCTGGTCTGGTTCTCGGCGGACAGCCGCCGCATCCCGGTCCGGGTCCGCTCCAAGGTGGTGGTCGGTCATTTCACCCTGGAACTGGTCGATTACCAGCCGCCAGCCGAACTCCAAACAACCAACGACAACTAG